The Candidatus Dadabacteria bacterium DNA window GCGTGGGCGCCGGTGGATTTTCCTTCAGGTTTTCCTCGCCCCCCCCGCATCCCGCGAAACCGAGGACATTAGCCAGAATCAGAAATGACCCCAGAAAACCTGAAGCGAACAAATGTCTCAGACGACTTTTCTTTTTTCTGGGAGCAGCATATCTGTCGGCGGAATCTGGTCTTCCCATCGAGGTTCCTTACATGCGGTTTTGAGAAATTTCAGACCCTGTAAGCAGAGGCAGTGTTTCAGCCGCTTTGCCCATTAAGCTTACGTCATAGAGACCCGTGCCTGGAGTTCTTTCAATGTTGATCTCAACCACAGGCTTTTCGCTTTTTTTTGCTATGAGCCCCATTGATGCCGCCGGTTCGACCACTCCCGAGGTCCCCACTATGAGAAGGAGATCGCACTGCTCTATGGCGAACAGACACCTGTCTATTCTCTCCATCGGGATTATTTCTCCGAACAACACGGTGTTCGGCCTCATTACCGCGTCGCAGGCGTCGCACTTAGGGGGAAGTTCCGGAATAGGTGCCTGGTAGTTTTTCTCCACTTTTTCGCATTCGGTGCATTTGATTTCCCAGAGGCTCCCGTGAAGTTCTATTACGTTTCGTGTCCCGGCCGCGAAGTGAAGACCGTCTACGTTTTGCGTTATGAGCGTGAAATCCTTTTTTTCCTTCTCAAGAGCGGTTATCGCGAAGTGGCCAGGATTAGGTTTGGCGTTTTTCATTATAGCCCTTCTTGAGTCATACCACTCCCACACCAACTTGGGATTTCTAAAAAAGGCCTCTGGCGTTGCAAGTTCGTGGGGGTCGTAATTCCTCCAGAGCCCTTCTTCTCCCCTGTATGTGGGGATACCGCTTTCAGCCGAGATTCCCGCCCCTGTAAGGACGACGATTTCGTTGGAATTGGTTACGAATTCGTATGCTTTTGCGATCTCTTTTTCCATGCTTTGACAACTTGGAATAAATTAACCGTTTTATGAGTCTTTTCCCATTGCTGACCGTAAAAACATGGTTGGGGGAGCGGGAGATTCTCTTGACAATTCATCCCCTGATACTAATCTTGTTTGTGTTGTGTTAGAGCAGTATGTTCCCGTCCTCATGATAATAGTAATAGCGATCGTTCTGGCCGCGGCGCTTCTGTCCGTTTCCTATCTGCTCGGTCCGAAAAGATACGGAAGCTGGCGCAAGCTGATTCCGTATGAATCGGGGATGGTTCCCAGGGGAGACGCAAGGGAGAAGGTTTCACTCAAGTATTATCTCGTAGGAGCCCTTTTCATACTGTTTGACATAGAAATCGTGTTCCTTGTAGCCTGGGCGGTCGTGTTCAGGGAGCTTGGGATGGTGGCGCTTGTTGAGGTGCTGGCATTCCTTTTTGTTGTGATGGGCGGGTACTTTTACGTTCTCAAGAAAGGAGCTTTGGAATGGGAGTAAGCAGCGGGTCACTTCTCGGCGGAGACGGTTTTCTGACGACCAAGGTCTCCGCGGTTGCCAACTGGGGAAGGAAAAACAGCCTGTGGCCGATGGCTTTTGGAACCGCCTGCTGCGCGATTGAGATGATGGGGACTTTCTCCTCGAGGTTTGATATCGCGAGGTTCGGAGCCGAAACCGTGAGATTCTCGCCGAGACAGGCGGATCTGATGATAGTTTCCGGTACCATAACCTACAAGATGGCGTCGGTCTGCAGAAGGATCTACGAACAGATGCCCGA harbors:
- a CDS encoding NADH-quinone oxidoreductase subunit B, which produces MGVSSGSLLGGDGFLTTKVSAVANWGRKNSLWPMAFGTACCAIEMMGTFSSRFDIARFGAETVRFSPRQADLMIVSGTITYKMASVCRRIYEQMPEPKWVIAMGSCTCGGGPFDSYAVVQGIDEFLPVDVYVGGCPPRPETLIDAVIKIQKKIDNEVPPIV
- a CDS encoding NAD-dependent deacylase, translating into MEKEIAKAYEFVTNSNEIVVLTGAGISAESGIPTYRGEEGLWRNYDPHELATPEAFFRNPKLVWEWYDSRRAIMKNAKPNPGHFAITALEKEKKDFTLITQNVDGLHFAAGTRNVIELHGSLWEIKCTECEKVEKNYQAPIPELPPKCDACDAVMRPNTVLFGEIIPMERIDRCLFAIEQCDLLLIVGTSGVVEPAASMGLIAKKSEKPVVEINIERTPGTGLYDVSLMGKAAETLPLLTGSEISQNRM
- a CDS encoding NADH-quinone oxidoreductase subunit A; translation: MLEQYVPVLMIIVIAIVLAAALLSVSYLLGPKRYGSWRKLIPYESGMVPRGDAREKVSLKYYLVGALFILFDIEIVFLVAWAVVFRELGMVALVEVLAFLFVVMGGYFYVLKKGALEWE